One part of the Caproiciproducens sp. CPB-2 genome encodes these proteins:
- a CDS encoding helix-turn-helix domain-containing protein, which yields MRIGEAVAERIEQLCREKEITLNKLGTISGVTQSTLNNIVSGVSKNPTISTIKKICDGLNISIVQFFDTPEFRNLEQEMK from the coding sequence ATGAGAATCGGGGAAGCGGTAGCGGAACGAATCGAGCAATTATGCAGGGAAAAAGAAATTACCCTTAACAAATTGGGAACGATTTCCGGAGTCACCCAATCGACTTTAAACAATATCGTCAGCGGGGTGAGCAAGAATCCGACGATCTCCACCATTAAAAAAATTTGTGACGGCCTTAACATCAGTATCGTCCAATTTTTCGACACGCCCGAGTTTCGTAATTTAGAGCAGGAGATGAAATGA
- a CDS encoding flagellin N-terminal helical domain-containing protein, which produces MVIQHNLSALFVLRQLSINQALCDKSIMRLSSGYRINSAADDPAGLAVSEKMRAQIRGLQAAQQNTQDGVSMIQTAEGNLNETQSILNRMMELAVQSSNGTYQNDMDRKNSSKEFEALKKEIDRIANTTDFNGTKLLNGDLAEITDPSDPGFGKDGVTLQIGADSSEDSHYTVHIPNMGAKGLGLDGASIATQEDARKAIGLIKKAADTVAGARGSLGAAQNGLERHLSCLSTMEDNLTAAESRIRDVDMAREMMELARHNILVQAGMAMLAQANLQPQRILKLLEDSLPKNNQ; this is translated from the coding sequence ATGGTGATTCAGCATAATCTCAGCGCGCTTTTCGTGCTGCGCCAGCTTTCCATCAATCAGGCGCTGTGCGATAAAAGTATCATGAGACTTTCGTCCGGATACCGCATCAATTCCGCTGCGGATGACCCGGCGGGCCTTGCTGTGTCTGAAAAAATGCGGGCGCAGATCCGCGGTCTGCAGGCCGCGCAGCAGAACACGCAGGACGGTGTCAGCATGATTCAGACCGCGGAAGGAAACCTGAACGAGACCCAGTCCATCCTGAACAGGATGATGGAGCTTGCGGTGCAGTCCTCCAACGGGACCTATCAGAACGACATGGACAGAAAAAATTCCAGTAAGGAATTTGAGGCGCTGAAAAAAGAAATTGACCGGATCGCAAATACCACCGATTTTAACGGGACCAAGCTGCTTAACGGCGACCTGGCCGAAATAACGGACCCCTCCGACCCCGGGTTCGGGAAGGACGGCGTCACGCTGCAGATCGGGGCGGACAGTTCAGAGGACAGCCATTACACCGTCCATATCCCCAATATGGGGGCAAAAGGGCTGGGGCTGGACGGGGCCTCCATTGCCACGCAGGAGGACGCGCGGAAAGCCATCGGCCTGATCAAAAAGGCGGCCGACACGGTCGCCGGAGCGCGCGGCAGTCTGGGCGCCGCCCAGAACGGGCTGGAGCGTCATCTGAGCTGCCTTTCCACCATGGAGGACAATCTGACGGCGGCGGAAAGCCGTATCCGCGACGTGGATATGGCGCGGGAAATGATGGAGCTGGCGCGGCACAATATTCTGGTGCAGGCGGGCATGGCGATGCTGGCGCAGGCAAACCTGCAGCCGCAGCGGATTTTAAAGCTGCTGGAAGACAGCCTGCCGAAAAACAATCAATAG
- a CDS encoding cell division protein FtsA has translation MQTKKQPDSLKKPADDAAAEDYVFALDIGTRSVIGIVGTLEKEKLRISAVEQVEHPKRAMIDGQIEDIEQVSRVAKQVKDRLEKRIGYPLRHVCVAAAGRALKTQKASYELALKQSQVIDEELICRLEAGAIEAAERQFNPETADENQPVFYLVGYSVIQYTLDRYPISNLLEHRGQSIGVEVIATFLPREVVDSLYTTMHKTGLEVSSLTLEPIAAMNAAIPQKLRLLNLALVDIGAGTSDIAVSRDGGVVGYTMATVAGDEVTEAIMKMYLVDFNAAEEIKLKMNGERNIVFTDILGFEHTVTPEEIRKKTEPVKRALCEEISQRIVQANGGPPSAVFLVGGGSKLPGMCECVAEYLDLPLTRVAIGGSNFMVHVAASEEDVTGPEYATPLGIAVSAALNLINDSFSITLNGSRAKLFRSGRLSVLDVLLMNGFSYNQLISRSGQSMIVELNGEKKVVYGGHPTAARILLNGAESNIAAMIKAGDSIGFEPAVAGEDAHPLLGEVAGPQETRRVFFNGSEMTVGTRAMVNGQPAGPDYPLSMRDRIQTFPINTLRELLVFAGEDETRPYLINGQPADPDSPLSAEDRIEYAPVAARAGTPPPDAEPPQSGEPREDEEQPVQTVTHITLNGAPLALKTKQDKTPYRLIDMLNLVDFDLSKPQGNIILHVNGQDAAYLQVLADGDCVDIYWDQSQRP, from the coding sequence ATGCAAACTAAAAAACAGCCCGATTCTCTGAAAAAGCCCGCGGACGACGCGGCGGCGGAAGATTATGTGTTCGCGCTCGACATCGGGACAAGGAGCGTGATCGGCATTGTAGGGACCTTGGAGAAGGAAAAGCTGCGCATCTCCGCCGTGGAGCAGGTCGAACATCCGAAACGCGCCATGATCGACGGCCAGATCGAAGATATCGAACAGGTAAGCCGGGTGGCAAAGCAGGTCAAGGACCGGCTGGAAAAGCGGATCGGCTATCCGCTGCGGCACGTCTGTGTCGCGGCGGCCGGACGCGCGCTGAAAACGCAGAAAGCCTCCTATGAGCTGGCGCTCAAGCAGTCGCAGGTGATCGACGAGGAGCTGATCTGCCGTCTGGAGGCGGGGGCGATCGAAGCGGCCGAGCGGCAGTTCAACCCCGAAACCGCCGACGAAAACCAGCCCGTCTTTTACCTTGTCGGCTATTCCGTGATTCAGTACACGCTGGACCGCTACCCTATTTCCAACCTTCTGGAGCACCGCGGGCAGAGCATCGGCGTGGAAGTCATCGCCACCTTCCTGCCCCGCGAGGTAGTGGACAGCCTGTATACCACCATGCACAAAACCGGGCTGGAGGTTTCGAGCCTGACGCTGGAGCCGATCGCGGCCATGAACGCGGCCATCCCGCAGAAGCTGCGCCTGCTGAACCTTGCGCTGGTGGACATCGGCGCGGGCACCTCGGACATCGCCGTGTCCCGCGACGGCGGCGTCGTGGGCTACACCATGGCGACCGTGGCGGGCGACGAGGTCACCGAGGCGATCATGAAGATGTATCTGGTGGACTTTAACGCCGCGGAAGAAATCAAGCTGAAAATGAACGGGGAACGGAATATCGTCTTTACGGATATTCTTGGATTTGAGCATACGGTCACGCCGGAGGAAATCCGCAAGAAAACCGAACCGGTCAAGCGCGCGCTCTGCGAGGAAATCTCCCAGCGGATCGTACAGGCCAACGGCGGCCCCCCGTCGGCGGTCTTTCTGGTGGGCGGCGGCAGCAAGCTGCCCGGCATGTGCGAATGCGTGGCGGAATACCTCGACCTGCCCCTGACCCGCGTGGCCATCGGCGGAAGCAACTTTATGGTGCATGTGGCCGCTTCGGAAGAGGACGTAACCGGGCCGGAATACGCGACCCCGCTGGGCATCGCCGTTTCCGCGGCGCTCAACCTCATCAACGACAGCTTTTCCATCACCCTGAACGGCAGCCGCGCAAAGCTCTTCCGCAGCGGCAGGCTTTCCGTCCTGGACGTGCTTCTGATGAACGGGTTCAGCTACAATCAGCTCATCAGCCGTTCCGGGCAGAGCATGATCGTGGAGCTGAACGGGGAAAAGAAAGTCGTCTACGGCGGGCATCCGACCGCGGCGCGCATCCTTCTGAACGGCGCGGAAAGCAACATCGCCGCCATGATCAAAGCCGGGGACAGCATCGGCTTCGAGCCCGCCGTGGCGGGTGAAGACGCGCACCCGCTGCTCGGCGAGGTGGCCGGTCCGCAGGAAACGCGCAGGGTATTTTTCAATGGCTCGGAAATGACCGTGGGGACCCGCGCCATGGTCAACGGGCAGCCCGCCGGTCCGGACTATCCGCTCAGCATGCGGGACCGGATCCAGACCTTCCCGATCAACACGCTGCGGGAGCTTCTCGTCTTTGCGGGGGAGGACGAAACCCGCCCGTACCTGATCAACGGACAGCCCGCCGATCCCGACAGCCCGCTTTCCGCGGAGGACCGGATCGAATACGCTCCCGTCGCCGCGCGCGCCGGCACGCCACCGCCCGACGCCGAACCGCCGCAAAGCGGTGAACCGCGGGAAGACGAAGAGCAGCCGGTCCAAACGGTCACTCATATTACCCTGAACGGCGCGCCCCTTGCCCTGAAAACAAAGCAGGACAAAACGCCCTACCGCCTGATTGACATGCTCAATCTGGTGGATTTCGATCTGTCCAAGCCGCAGGGGAACATTATTCTGCACGTCAACGGGCAGGACGCGGCCTATTTGCAGGTGCTCGCGGACGGGGACTGTGTGGATATCTACTGGGATCAAAGCCAAAGGCCGTAA